A stretch of Vigna angularis cultivar LongXiaoDou No.4 chromosome 4, ASM1680809v1, whole genome shotgun sequence DNA encodes these proteins:
- the LOC108330862 gene encoding psbP domain-containing protein 5, chloroplastic, protein MVLPSSSLSLSFFFPTSTLLPNNLIFRNNNRAIFNPHNFPLSKERLRFSCCALKPTSQNRVFRRDLVLLGLTSVSLRWPLSVALAEEEPTMASFLDEINAYSYLYPVESPSNNISLKWVESRKPERYSSAAPLSPDARLRIVSERVDFIDNVIISVTIGPPNASYIKSKDKSTWTAKDVADSVLADRSSLRVTSTQRLEESSVLNTHSSEIDGEKYWYYEYLVRKAPLRLTDESNTYRHYLASTAERDGYLYSISASTISPRWEKLGPFLEKAVGSFRLLSPTENYVPPYKDPWRFW, encoded by the exons ATGGTtttaccttcttcttctctctccctttccttcttcttccccaCTTCTACACTTCTTCCTAATAACCTTATCTTCAG AAACAACAACAGGGCTATCTTTAACCCACACAATTTCCCATTATCAAAGGAAAGACTACGTTTTTCATGTTGTGCTCTAAAACCCACTTCGCAAAACAGGGTTTTTAGAAGGGATTTGGTGTTGTTAGGCTTGACCTCGGTTTCTCTAAGATGGCCACTTTCAG TGGCTCTTGCTGAAGAAGAGCCCACAATGGCTTCgtttttagatgaaataaacGCCTATTCTTATCTGTACCCTGTTGAGTCGCCTTCCAACAATATTTCCCTCAAATG GGTAGAATCCCGAAAGCCAGAGCGATATTCATCAGCTGCACCACTTTCTC CTGATGCACGCCTGCGCATTGTGTCCGAGCGTGTAGACTTTATTGATAATGTCATCATTTCTGTCACG ATAGGTCCACCAAATGCAAGCTATATAAAATCAAAGGATAAGAGTACATGGACTGCAAAAGATGTTGCTGATTCAGTGTTAGCTGACAGATCTTCACTG CGAGTTACGTCAACTCAGCGTTTAGAAGAGAGTTCGGTTCTCAATACCCATTCTAGTGAA ATTGATGGTGAGAAGTACTGGTATTATGAATACCTTGTTCGTAAAGCACCTTTGAGACTA ACTGATGAATCAAACACTTACCGGCATTATCTTGCTTCAACAGCTGAAAGAGATG GTTATTTGTACTCTATCAGTGCTTCAACCATCAGCCCACGGTGGGAAAAg CTGGGGCCTTTCCTTGAAAAGGCAGTGGGTTCATTTCGTCTCCTTAGTCCAACGGAAAATTATGTTCCTCCCTACAAAGATCCCTGGAGATTTTGGTGA
- the LOC108331214 gene encoding uncharacterized protein LOC108331214, whose protein sequence is MPGKPNLNPPTLSCVPVSGTEEELDSKNHKEGSGNHEKEGSMNHEEEGSKKHVGKDSKTREEGSNSHVEEDSKDHEEEGSKKEVEESSENYEEEGPKNQVEEGSNNNEEENPKTREEDSKNHEEKDSKNLVEKDSKNHKEEDSKDHEENDSKNHEKNYSKKQKKSSSKKLGEKDIKKKLEIPLVETLIQTRVRKLTESLRQEELDRKAWVSKHMAEWHEAEAEMDIRYLKKSFPDISQQSLRDVYLVNGGDLGDTLDMLSLLESDDLGPSEIPDIDDPSADDDSTSPKEKQPEK, encoded by the exons ATGCCAGGAAAGCCTAATTTGAATCCACCTACACTCTCATGTGTTCCAGTCTCTGGGACTGAAGAAGAACTAGATTCCAAGAATCACAAAGAAGGTTCCGGTAATCACGAAAAAGAAGGTTCCATGAATCACGAAGAAGAAGGTTCCAAGAAACACGTTGGGAAAGACTCCAAGACTCGCGAAGAAGGTTCCAATAGTCACGTAGAAGAAGATTCCAAGGATCACGAAGAAGAAGGTTCTAAGAAAGAAGTAGAAGAAAGTTCAGAGAATTATGAGGAAGAAGGTCCTAAGAATCAAGTTGAAGAAGGTTCCAACAATAACGAGGAGGAAAATCCCAAGACTCGCGAAGAAGATTCCAAGAACCATGAAGAGAAAGATTCCAAGAACCTCGTAGAGAAAGACTCCAAGAACCACAAAGAAGAGGATTCCAAGGATCACGAAGAAAATGATTCCAAGAACCACGAAAAAAATTATTCCAAGAAACAGAAAAAGAGTTCTTCCAAGAAGCTCGGAGAAAAAGATATCAAGAAAAAGCTAGAAATTCCGTTGGTTGAGACCCTTATTCAAACTCGTGTCAGAAAACTTACCGAGTCTTTGCGTCAAGAGGAGCTCGACCGAAAAGCTTGGGTTTCTAAACATATGGCAGAGTGGCATGAGGCAGAAGCTGAAATGGATATTCGATATCTAAAGAAGTCATTTCCTGATATTTCTCAACAATCCCTTAGAGATGTATACCTTGTCAACGGTGGTGATCTGGGAGATACCTTGGACATGCTCAGCCTGCTtgag AGTGATGACTTGGGGCCTTCTGAAATACCGGATATCGATGATCCTTCAGCAGATGATGATTCTACTTCACCAAAAGAGAAGCAACCTGAAAAATAA